One window from the genome of Paenibacillus azoreducens encodes:
- a CDS encoding glycosidase produces the protein MSVFEERKKKLTERYESLVARRNEAVSYGNGIFERYKYPVLTAEHAPLIWKYDFNPETNPYFMERLGVNCVFNPGAIQLNGKFYLVARVEGADRKSFFAVAESDNGVDGFRFWDHPVILPETDVPDTNVYDMRLVKHEDGWIYGLFCTERKDPDAPRGDLSSAIAQCGIARTKDLVTWERLADLKTASAQQRNVVLHPEFIDGKYAFYTRPQDGFIDTGSGGGIGWGLSESIENAAIEKEIIIDERYYHTIKEVKNGQGPAPIKTERGWLHIAHGVRNTAAGLRYVLYAFLSDLEKPYEVTHRPGGHLIAPEGEERIGDVSNVVFCNGIIATEQGDVYIYYASSDTRIHVATTTVDRLLDYVINTPEDPLRSFACVEQRIALIDRNLALK, from the coding sequence ATGAGTGTTTTCGAAGAAAGAAAGAAGAAATTGACGGAGCGTTACGAGTCACTGGTTGCACGCCGCAATGAAGCAGTATCCTACGGAAATGGTATTTTTGAACGCTACAAATACCCGGTATTGACGGCTGAACACGCTCCGCTAATCTGGAAATATGATTTTAATCCGGAAACGAATCCGTACTTTATGGAACGCCTGGGGGTCAACTGTGTTTTTAACCCAGGGGCTATTCAACTGAACGGAAAATTTTATCTTGTAGCCCGTGTAGAAGGTGCTGACCGCAAATCGTTTTTTGCAGTCGCCGAAAGCGACAACGGTGTAGACGGATTCCGCTTCTGGGATCATCCTGTCATCCTCCCTGAAACGGATGTGCCTGACACCAATGTTTACGACATGAGACTTGTCAAGCATGAAGACGGATGGATCTACGGGTTGTTCTGCACGGAGCGCAAAGACCCCGACGCCCCTCGCGGCGACCTCTCTAGCGCCATCGCTCAATGTGGGATTGCGCGAACCAAGGATTTGGTAACCTGGGAGCGCCTAGCGGATTTGAAAACCGCTTCGGCGCAGCAGCGGAACGTCGTTCTACATCCGGAATTCATCGATGGTAAATATGCCTTCTATACACGTCCGCAGGACGGATTCATCGACACCGGCTCCGGCGGCGGCATCGGCTGGGGGTTGTCCGAATCGATCGAAAATGCCGCGATCGAGAAAGAAATCATCATCGATGAGCGTTATTATCATACGATAAAAGAAGTGAAAAATGGCCAAGGTCCTGCGCCGATCAAAACCGAACGCGGCTGGCTTCATATTGCGCACGGAGTCCGTAATACAGCGGCTGGCCTCAGATATGTATTGTATGCCTTTCTTTCCGATCTGGAGAAGCCGTACGAAGTAACCCATCGCCCCGGCGGCCACCTGATCGCTCCGGAAGGCGAGGAACGTATCGGGGACGTATCGAACGTTGTGTTCTGCAACGGGATCATCGCTACGGAGCAAGGCGATGTATACATTTATTACGCTTCCTCCGATACCCGGATTCATGTTGCGACAACAACAGTGGATCGCTTGCTGGATTATGTGATCAACACGCCGGAAGATCCTCTTCGCTCTTTCGCTTGCGTAGAGCAAAGAATCGCCCTGATTGACCGCAATTTAGCCCTGAAATAA
- a CDS encoding AGE family epimerase/isomerase, translating into MDNHEWKQQLQHELQGNILKFWIDNSIDTENGGFIGEIDGQLQVNGKADKSLVLNARILWTFSSAYRFYPVPEYLEIAERAYAYLLEHFVDPEHGGLFWMVDYQGQPSQDKKQVYGQAFVIYALTEYYRAVQHQEALDLAIEIYHLLEKYSYDPVHKGYVEALARDWKDTGNLSLSAKDLNEKKSMNTHLHALEAYTNLYRVWKSPELQHSLKELIEVTLDHIVEPEHARFQLFFNEKWETRGNHISYGHDIEGSWLLVEAAEVLGDPGLLIRVIRTAIRMVEAVYKDGVDTDGGIWNEADGSNVTDSNKDWWPQAEAMVGFYNAYQLTGDTKFKEAAARSWNFIQTYLIDRTGGEWYWGVGRNGKPLLHEPKISAWKCPYHNGRACLEMIERLDRKS; encoded by the coding sequence GTGGACAACCATGAATGGAAACAACAATTGCAGCATGAGCTTCAAGGCAATATTTTGAAGTTTTGGATTGACAATTCGATCGATACTGAAAACGGCGGATTTATCGGTGAGATCGACGGCCAGCTTCAAGTAAACGGAAAAGCAGACAAATCTCTCGTGTTGAATGCCCGTATATTATGGACCTTTTCTTCCGCCTATCGCTTCTACCCTGTCCCAGAATATTTGGAGATCGCTGAGCGTGCTTATGCCTACTTGCTGGAACACTTCGTGGACCCCGAACATGGCGGTTTATTCTGGATGGTCGATTATCAGGGACAGCCTTCTCAGGATAAAAAACAAGTTTACGGTCAAGCATTCGTGATTTATGCGCTAACGGAGTATTACAGAGCTGTTCAACATCAAGAAGCTCTGGATCTGGCGATCGAGATATATCATCTGCTGGAGAAGTACAGCTACGACCCTGTTCATAAAGGTTATGTTGAAGCTTTAGCTCGTGATTGGAAAGATACCGGAAACCTCAGCCTGAGCGCCAAGGACCTGAACGAGAAAAAATCGATGAATACGCATCTGCATGCGCTGGAAGCATACACCAATCTTTATCGAGTGTGGAAATCGCCTGAACTTCAGCACAGCCTGAAGGAACTGATTGAAGTGACGCTCGATCATATCGTCGAACCGGAGCATGCACGCTTCCAGCTGTTTTTTAATGAGAAATGGGAGACCAGGGGCAACCATATTTCTTACGGTCACGATATCGAAGGCAGTTGGCTGCTTGTGGAAGCGGCCGAAGTATTAGGCGATCCCGGTTTGTTGATCCGCGTGATCCGAACCGCTATTCGGATGGTAGAAGCCGTTTACAAGGACGGTGTTGATACGGACGGTGGTATCTGGAACGAAGCCGATGGGAGCAACGTAACGGATTCAAACAAAGACTGGTGGCCACAGGCCGAGGCGATGGTCGGTTTTTATAATGCTTATCAATTAACTGGCGACACCAAATTCAAGGAAGCAGCCGCTCGATCGTGGAATTTCATCCAAACCTATCTTATTGACCGAACCGGAGGAGAATGGTATTGGGGCGTTGGCCGCAATGGCAAGCCGTTGTTGCATGAGCCAAAAATCAGCGCTTGGAAATGTCCTTATCATAACGGACGCGCATGCCTGGAAATGATAGAACGTCTTGATCGGAAATCATAA